The proteins below are encoded in one region of Pseudomonas ekonensis:
- a CDS encoding ABC transporter permease, protein MFPESFTFSIADWVNGWVDKLVTNYGDVFRHISDTLLWAIVNLEGLLRSVPWWLMLAIVAGIAWHATRKLVTTGVIVGLLFLVGAVGLWDKLMQTLALMLVATLISVLIGVPLGILSARSDRLRSVLMPLLDIMQTMPSFVYLIPVLMLFGLGKVPAIFATVIYAAPPLIRLTDLGIRQVDGEVMEAINAFGANRWQQLFGVQLPLALPSIMAGINQTTMMALSMVVIASMIGARGLGEDVLVGIQTLNVGRGLEAGLAIVILAVVIDRITQAYGRARHEVSK, encoded by the coding sequence ATGTTTCCCGAAAGCTTTACCTTTTCCATCGCCGACTGGGTCAACGGTTGGGTCGACAAACTGGTCACCAACTACGGCGACGTGTTCCGCCACATCTCCGACACCCTGCTGTGGGCCATCGTCAACCTTGAGGGCCTGCTGCGCTCGGTGCCGTGGTGGCTGATGCTGGCGATCGTCGCCGGCATCGCCTGGCACGCCACCCGCAAGCTGGTCACCACCGGCGTGATCGTCGGCCTGCTGTTCCTGGTCGGCGCCGTCGGCCTGTGGGACAAGCTCATGCAGACCCTGGCGCTGATGCTGGTGGCGACGCTGATCTCGGTGCTGATCGGCGTGCCGCTGGGGATCCTCTCGGCGCGCAGCGACCGCCTGCGCTCGGTGCTGATGCCGCTGCTCGACATCATGCAGACCATGCCCAGCTTCGTGTACCTGATCCCGGTGCTGATGCTGTTCGGCCTGGGCAAGGTGCCGGCGATCTTCGCCACCGTGATCTACGCCGCGCCGCCGCTGATCCGCCTGACTGACCTTGGCATCCGCCAGGTCGACGGCGAAGTGATGGAGGCGATCAACGCCTTCGGCGCCAACCGCTGGCAGCAACTGTTCGGCGTGCAGCTGCCGCTGGCCCTGCCGAGCATCATGGCCGGGATCAACCAGACCACGATGATGGCCCTGTCGATGGTGGTGATCGCCTCGATGATCGGCGCCCGTGGCCTTGGCGAAGACGTGCTGGTGGGCATCCAGACCCTCAACGTCGGACGCGGCCTCGAAGCCGGTCTGGCCATCGTGATTCTCGCTGTGGTCATCGACCGCATTACCCAGGCCTACGGTCGTGCGCGGCATGAGGTGAGCAAATGA
- a CDS encoding ABC transporter substrate-binding protein: protein MKSNKTLLTTLLSMGLLASAGATQAAGWCESGKPVKFAGLNWESGMLLTDVLQVVLEKGYDCKTDSLPGNSITMENALSSNDIQVFAEEWVGRSEVWNKAEKAGKVVGVGAPVVGAIEGWYVPRYVIEGDAKRKLEAKAPDLKHIADLGKYSAIFKDAEEPSKGRFYNCPAGWTCELDNTEMLKSYGLENSYTNFRPGTGPALDAAVLSSYKRGEPILFYYWSPTPLMGQIDAVKLEEKAGVDKSVTIKVGLSKTFHDEAPELVSVLEKVNLPIDLLNQNLGRMAKERIESPKLAKIFLKEHPEVWHAWVSEDAAKKIDAAL from the coding sequence ATGAAATCGAACAAGACCCTGCTGACCACTCTGCTTTCCATGGGCCTTCTGGCCAGCGCCGGCGCCACCCAGGCCGCCGGCTGGTGCGAATCCGGCAAACCGGTGAAGTTCGCCGGCCTGAACTGGGAAAGCGGCATGCTGCTGACCGACGTGCTGCAAGTGGTGCTGGAGAAAGGCTACGACTGCAAGACCGACAGCCTGCCGGGCAACTCCATCACCATGGAGAACGCCCTGAGCAGCAACGACATCCAGGTCTTCGCCGAGGAGTGGGTCGGCCGCAGCGAGGTCTGGAACAAGGCCGAGAAGGCCGGCAAGGTCGTCGGCGTCGGCGCTCCGGTGGTGGGCGCCATCGAAGGCTGGTACGTGCCGCGCTACGTGATCGAGGGCGACGCCAAGCGCAAGCTCGAAGCCAAGGCGCCGGACCTCAAGCACATCGCTGACCTTGGCAAGTACTCGGCGATCTTCAAGGACGCCGAAGAGCCGTCCAAGGGCCGTTTCTACAACTGCCCGGCCGGCTGGACCTGCGAGCTGGACAACACCGAGATGCTCAAGAGCTACGGCCTGGAGAACAGCTACACCAACTTCCGCCCGGGCACCGGTCCCGCGCTGGATGCGGCGGTGCTGTCGAGCTACAAGCGCGGCGAGCCGATCCTGTTCTACTACTGGTCGCCGACCCCGCTGATGGGCCAGATCGACGCGGTGAAGCTGGAAGAGAAGGCCGGCGTCGACAAGAGCGTGACCATCAAGGTCGGCCTGTCCAAGACCTTCCACGACGAGGCGCCGGAACTGGTGTCCGTGCTGGAGAAGGTCAACCTGCCGATCGACCTGCTGAACCAGAACCTGGGCCGCATGGCGAAGGAACGCATCGAGTCGCCGAAGCTGGCGAAAATCTTCCTCAAGGAACATCCTGAAGTCTGGCACGCGTGGGTCAGTGAAGACGCTGCCAAGAAAATCGACGCGGCGCTGTAG
- a CDS encoding purine-cytosine permease family protein, giving the protein MAGNTDRAGNKPLIERRSIDYIPEAERHGRLFSQFTLWMGANLQITAIVTGALAVVLGGDVFWSLIGLLIGQLLGGGVMALHAAQGPKLGLPQMISSRVQFGVYGAAIPIVLVCLMYLGFTATGTVLSGQALGQLFGVSDTVGILLFASVIVVVTVLGYRVIHWIGRIASAVGVIAFVYLFSRLMSQVDVGALLDIRHFSWSSFLLAVSLAASWQIAFGPYVADYSRYLPSKVSSVKTFFAAGAGSVIGAQVAMILGVFAAASANGQFAGHEVAYIVGLGGTGATAALLYFSIAFGKVTISTLNSYGSFMCIATIISGFRGHLTVTRLQRLVFVLVIVGAATLIALLGQHSFLGAFKSFILFLLAFFTPWSAINLVDYYCITRERYDVPALADPNGRYGRWNVLGISVYVFGVLVQLPFISTKFYTGPLVAALGDVDISWIIGLVLPAGLYYVCAKKWHGAVPDRLILPVEQNSAVQPKTSGAGRAAAQA; this is encoded by the coding sequence ATGGCAGGCAACACCGATCGTGCAGGCAACAAACCGTTGATCGAAAGGCGTTCGATCGACTACATCCCGGAAGCGGAAAGACACGGTCGTCTGTTCAGTCAGTTCACCCTGTGGATGGGTGCCAACCTGCAAATCACCGCGATTGTCACCGGGGCCCTGGCCGTGGTGCTGGGCGGCGATGTGTTCTGGTCTTTGATCGGTCTGCTGATCGGTCAACTGCTGGGCGGCGGGGTGATGGCGCTGCATGCGGCGCAAGGGCCGAAGCTCGGCCTGCCGCAAATGATCTCCAGCCGGGTGCAATTCGGCGTCTACGGCGCAGCGATTCCGATCGTGCTGGTGTGCCTGATGTACCTGGGCTTCACCGCCACCGGGACCGTGTTGTCCGGCCAGGCGCTGGGCCAGTTGTTCGGGGTCAGCGACACCGTCGGCATCCTGCTTTTCGCCAGCGTCATCGTCGTGGTCACGGTGCTCGGCTACCGGGTGATTCACTGGATCGGCCGTATCGCCAGTGCCGTTGGCGTGATTGCTTTCGTTTATCTGTTCAGCCGTCTGATGAGTCAGGTGGACGTCGGCGCACTTCTGGACATCCGCCACTTCAGCTGGAGCAGTTTCCTGCTGGCGGTGTCGCTCGCGGCCTCCTGGCAGATCGCGTTCGGCCCGTACGTGGCGGACTACTCGCGCTACCTGCCGAGCAAGGTGTCTTCGGTGAAAACCTTCTTCGCCGCCGGTGCAGGTTCAGTGATCGGCGCGCAGGTGGCGATGATCCTCGGTGTGTTCGCGGCCGCCTCGGCCAACGGGCAATTCGCCGGTCATGAAGTCGCTTACATCGTCGGTCTGGGCGGGACCGGTGCCACCGCCGCGCTGCTGTACTTCAGCATCGCGTTCGGCAAGGTCACCATCTCCACGCTGAACTCCTACGGCAGCTTCATGTGCATCGCGACCATCATCAGCGGCTTCCGGGGCCACCTGACGGTCACCCGCCTGCAGCGCCTGGTGTTCGTGCTGGTGATCGTCGGCGCCGCGACCCTGATCGCGCTGCTCGGCCAGCATTCGTTCCTGGGGGCGTTCAAGTCGTTCATCCTGTTCCTGCTGGCGTTCTTCACGCCCTGGAGCGCCATCAACCTGGTGGACTACTACTGCATCACCCGCGAGCGCTACGACGTGCCGGCGCTGGCCGATCCGAACGGCCGCTACGGCCGCTGGAACGTGCTGGGCATCAGCGTCTATGTGTTCGGCGTGCTGGTGCAACTGCCGTTCATCTCGACCAAGTTCTACACCGGCCCGCTCGTGGCCGCCCTGGGCGATGTGGACATTTCCTGGATCATCGGCCTGGTGCTTCCCGCCGGCCTCTACTATGTGTGTGCCAAGAAATGGCACGGTGCAGTGCCCGATCGCCTGATTCTGCCCGTCGAGCAGAACAGTGCCGTACAACCTAAAACAAGCGGGGCCGGTCGCGCTGCGGCGCAGGCCTGA
- the hutH gene encoding histidine ammonia-lyase — protein sequence MTALNLTPGQLTLAQLRDVYQNPVTLTLGDSASAQIDASVACVERIIAENRTAYGINTGFGLLASTRIASADLENLQRSLVLSHAAGVGEPVSDALCRLIMVLKVNSLSRGFSGIRRQVIDALIALVNAEVYPHIPLKGSVGASGDLAPLAHMSLVLLGEGKARHKGEWLPAVEALKVAGLKPLTLAAKEGLALLNGTQVSTAFALRGLFEGEDLFAGALAVGGLTVEAVLGSRSPFDARIHAARGQKGQIDAAAAYRHLLGERSEVSDSHQNCEKVQDPYSLRCQPQVMGACLTQFRQAAEVLAVEANAVSDNPLVFAAEGDVISGGNFHAEPVAMAADNMALAIAEIGSLSERRISLMMDKHMSQLPPFLVANGGVNSGFMIAQVTAAALASENKALAHPHSVDSLPTSANQEDHVSMAPAAGKRLWEMAENTRGILAVEWLAAAQGLDLRDGLKSSPALEQARAALRAEVPFYEKDRFFAPDIDAATGLLASRCLNALVPAKLLPSL from the coding sequence ATGACCGCGCTGAACCTGACCCCCGGCCAACTCACCCTGGCCCAACTGCGTGACGTCTACCAGAACCCGGTCACGCTGACCTTAGGCGACAGCGCCTCGGCGCAGATCGACGCCAGCGTCGCCTGCGTCGAGCGGATCATCGCCGAGAACCGCACCGCCTACGGCATCAACACCGGCTTCGGCCTGCTGGCCTCGACCCGCATCGCCAGCGCCGACCTTGAGAACCTGCAGCGTTCGCTGGTGCTGTCCCACGCCGCCGGCGTCGGCGAGCCGGTCAGCGACGCGCTGTGCCGCCTGATCATGGTGCTCAAGGTCAACAGCCTGAGCCGCGGCTTCTCCGGCATCCGCCGGCAGGTGATCGACGCGCTGATCGCGCTGGTCAACGCCGAGGTCTATCCGCACATCCCGCTCAAGGGCTCGGTCGGCGCCTCCGGCGACCTCGCGCCGCTGGCGCACATGTCGCTGGTGCTGCTGGGCGAGGGCAAGGCGCGTCACAAGGGCGAATGGCTGCCGGCCGTCGAGGCGCTGAAGGTCGCCGGCCTCAAGCCGCTGACCCTAGCGGCGAAGGAGGGCCTGGCGCTGCTCAACGGCACCCAGGTGTCCACCGCGTTCGCCCTGCGCGGCCTGTTCGAGGGCGAGGACCTGTTCGCCGGCGCGCTGGCCGTGGGCGGCCTGACCGTCGAGGCGGTGCTCGGTTCGCGCTCGCCGTTCGACGCGCGCATCCATGCCGCCCGCGGCCAGAAAGGCCAGATCGACGCGGCCGCCGCGTACCGCCACCTGCTGGGCGAGCGCAGCGAGGTGTCCGACTCGCACCAGAACTGCGAGAAGGTGCAGGACCCGTACTCCCTGCGCTGCCAGCCGCAGGTCATGGGCGCCTGCCTGACCCAGTTCCGCCAGGCCGCCGAGGTGCTGGCGGTGGAGGCCAACGCGGTGTCCGACAACCCGCTGGTGTTCGCCGCCGAGGGCGACGTGATTTCCGGCGGCAACTTCCACGCCGAGCCGGTGGCCATGGCCGCCGACAACATGGCCCTGGCCATCGCCGAGATCGGCTCCCTGAGCGAGCGACGCATCTCGCTGATGATGGACAAGCACATGTCGCAGCTGCCGCCGTTCCTGGTGGCCAACGGCGGGGTGAACTCCGGCTTCATGATCGCCCAGGTGACGGCGGCGGCGCTGGCCAGCGAGAACAAGGCGCTGGCCCATCCGCACTCGGTGGACAGCCTGCCGACCTCCGCCAACCAGGAAGACCACGTGTCGATGGCCCCGGCCGCCGGCAAGCGCCTGTGGGAGATGGCCGAGAACACCCGCGGGATCCTCGCGGTGGAGTGGCTGGCGGCGGCCCAGGGGCTGGACCTGCGCGACGGGCTGAAGAGCTCGCCGGCGCTGGAGCAGGCCCGCGCGGCCCTGCGCGCCGAGGTGCCGTTCTACGAGAAGGACCGCTTCTTCGCGCCGGACATCGACGCGGCGACCGGGCTGCTGGCGTCGCGCTGCCTGAACGCGCTGGTGCCGGCGAAGCTGCTGCCGAGCCTGTAA
- the hutH gene encoding histidine ammonia-lyase, with amino-acid sequence MSQAEKIVIADAPMRWQDVVAVARHGAQLELSAQTWARIENAQAIVQRIVESGERAYGVNTGLGALCNVSLKDEQLSQLSRNTLLSHACGVGPVLADEQTRAILCAAIRNFSQGKSGVHRRVVEAMLALLNRGITPQVPSQGSVGYLTHMAHIGIALLGVGNVSYRGQIVAAQQALAEEGLEPVQLGAKDGLCLVNGTPCMTGLSCLAIADATRLVQWADVIGAMSFEAQRGQIAAFDAEIIALKPHPGMQQVGANLRALLDGSEVIAASKGIRTQDALSIRSIPQVHGAARDQLAHAVRQVETELNGCTDNPLLLGTPDDFRVMSQANPHGQSVALAADLLAIAMAEVGSIAERRLDRLVNPHVSGLPAFLVANPGVNSGMMIVQYVAASLCAENRQLAQPAVLDNYVTSGLQEDHLSMGTNAALKLHRALENCTQILAIEYLLAAQAFEFLQEQRFGAGTGTAWRLLREHVPAYDQDRWLAPDIARAAGVLKDPDLLRKALPDVN; translated from the coding sequence ATGTCCCAGGCTGAAAAAATCGTTATCGCCGACGCTCCGATGCGTTGGCAGGATGTGGTTGCAGTCGCCCGTCACGGCGCGCAGCTTGAGCTGTCGGCGCAGACCTGGGCGCGCATTGAAAATGCGCAGGCCATCGTCCAGCGCATCGTCGAAAGCGGCGAGCGCGCCTATGGCGTGAACACCGGCCTCGGTGCGCTGTGCAACGTGTCGCTCAAGGACGAACAGCTCAGCCAGCTGTCGCGCAACACCCTGCTCAGCCATGCCTGCGGCGTCGGCCCGGTGCTGGCCGACGAGCAGACTCGGGCGATCCTGTGCGCGGCCATCCGCAATTTCAGCCAGGGCAAGTCCGGCGTGCACCGCCGGGTGGTCGAGGCGATGTTGGCGCTGCTCAACCGCGGCATCACCCCGCAGGTGCCGTCCCAGGGTTCGGTGGGTTATCTGACCCACATGGCCCACATCGGCATCGCGCTGCTGGGTGTGGGCAACGTCAGCTACCGCGGGCAAATCGTCGCCGCGCAGCAGGCGCTGGCCGAAGAGGGCCTGGAGCCGGTGCAACTGGGGGCGAAGGACGGGCTGTGCCTGGTCAACGGCACGCCGTGCATGACCGGCCTGAGCTGCCTGGCCATCGCCGACGCCACGCGTCTGGTGCAGTGGGCCGACGTGATCGGCGCCATGAGCTTCGAGGCCCAGCGCGGCCAGATCGCCGCGTTCGACGCCGAGATCATCGCGCTCAAGCCGCACCCCGGCATGCAGCAGGTGGGCGCCAACCTGCGGGCGCTGCTCGACGGCAGCGAGGTGATCGCGGCGAGCAAGGGCATCCGCACCCAGGACGCCTTGAGCATCCGTTCGATTCCCCAGGTGCACGGCGCGGCGCGCGACCAGTTGGCGCACGCGGTCCGCCAGGTGGAGACCGAGCTCAACGGCTGCACCGACAACCCGTTGCTGCTGGGCACGCCGGACGATTTCCGGGTGATGTCCCAGGCCAACCCGCACGGGCAGTCGGTGGCGCTGGCGGCGGATCTGCTGGCCATCGCCATGGCCGAGGTCGGCTCGATCGCCGAGCGGCGCCTGGATCGCCTGGTCAACCCGCACGTCAGCGGCCTGCCGGCGTTCCTGGTGGCCAACCCGGGGGTGAACTCCGGGATGATGATCGTGCAGTACGTCGCCGCGTCGCTGTGCGCAGAAAACCGCCAGTTGGCGCAACCGGCGGTGCTCGACAACTATGTGACCTCGGGGCTTCAGGAAGACCACCTGAGCATGGGCACCAACGCCGCGCTCAAGCTGCACCGCGCGCTGGAGAACTGCACGCAGATCCTCGCCATCGAGTACCTGCTGGCGGCCCAGGCCTTCGAGTTCCTGCAAGAACAGCGCTTCGGCGCCGGCACCGGCACGGCGTGGCGGCTGCTGCGCGAGCACGTGCCGGCGTACGACCAGGACCGCTGGCTGGCGCCGGACATCGCCCGTGCGGCCGGCGTGCTGAAAGACCCGGATCTGTTGCGCAAGGCCTTGCCCGATGTGAACTGA
- the hutU gene encoding urocanate hydratase, which yields MTDKKPTKFRDVEIRAPRGNQLTAKSWLTEAPLRMLMNNLDPQVAENPKELVVYGGIGRAARNWECYDKIVESLTHLNDDETLLVQSGKPVGVFKTHANAPRVLIANSNLVPHWATWEHFNELDAKGLAMYGQMTAGSWIYIGSQGIVQGTYETFVEAGRQHYNDNLTGKWVLTAGLGGMGGAQPLAATLAGACSLNIECQQVSIDFRLKTRYVDEQAKDLDDALARIAKYTAEGKAISIALCGNAAEILPELVRRGVRPDMVTDQTSAHDPLNGYLPAGWTWDEYRARAKTEPAAVVKAAKQSMAVHVKAMLDFQKMGVPTFDYGNNIRQMAQEEGVENAFDFPGFVPAYIRPLFCRGIGPFRWAALSGDPQDIYKTDAKVKELIPDDAHLHNWLDMARERISFQGLPARICWVGLGLRAKLGLAFNEMVRSGELSAPIVIGRDHLDSGSVSSPNRETESMQDGSDAVSDWPLLNALLNTASGATWVSLHHGGGVGMGFSQHSGMVIVCDGTDEAAERIARVLHNDPGTGVMRHADAGYQIAIDCAKEQGLNLPMITGGK from the coding sequence GTGACTGACAAAAAGCCTACCAAGTTCCGCGACGTCGAAATCCGCGCCCCCCGCGGCAACCAGCTGACCGCCAAGAGCTGGCTGACCGAAGCGCCGCTGCGCATGCTGATGAACAACCTCGACCCGCAGGTGGCCGAGAACCCGAAAGAGCTGGTGGTCTACGGCGGCATCGGCCGTGCGGCGCGCAACTGGGAGTGCTACGACAAGATCGTCGAGAGCCTGACCCACCTCAACGACGACGAGACCCTGCTGGTGCAGTCGGGCAAGCCGGTCGGCGTGTTCAAGACCCACGCCAACGCCCCGCGCGTGCTGATCGCCAACTCCAACCTGGTGCCGCACTGGGCGACCTGGGAGCACTTCAACGAACTGGACGCCAAGGGCCTGGCCATGTACGGCCAGATGACCGCCGGCAGCTGGATCTACATCGGCAGCCAGGGCATCGTCCAGGGCACCTACGAGACCTTCGTCGAGGCTGGCCGCCAGCACTACAACGACAACCTCACCGGCAAATGGGTGCTGACCGCAGGCCTGGGCGGCATGGGCGGCGCGCAGCCGCTGGCCGCGACCCTGGCCGGCGCCTGCTCGCTGAACATCGAATGCCAGCAGGTGAGCATCGACTTCCGCCTCAAGACCCGCTACGTCGACGAGCAGGCCAAGGACCTGGACGACGCCCTGGCGCGCATCGCCAAGTACACCGCCGAAGGCAAGGCGATCTCCATCGCCCTGTGCGGCAACGCCGCCGAGATCCTGCCGGAGCTGGTGCGCCGCGGCGTGCGTCCGGACATGGTCACCGACCAGACCAGCGCCCACGACCCGCTCAACGGCTACCTGCCGGCCGGCTGGACCTGGGACGAGTACCGCGCCCGCGCCAAGACCGAGCCGGCGGCGGTGGTCAAGGCCGCCAAGCAGTCGATGGCGGTGCACGTGAAGGCGATGCTGGACTTCCAGAAGATGGGCGTGCCGACCTTCGACTACGGCAACAACATCCGCCAGATGGCCCAGGAAGAGGGCGTGGAGAACGCCTTCGACTTCCCCGGCTTCGTGCCGGCCTACATCCGTCCGCTGTTCTGCCGCGGCATCGGCCCGTTCCGCTGGGCGGCGCTGTCGGGCGACCCGCAGGACATCTACAAGACCGACGCCAAGGTCAAGGAGCTGATCCCGGACGACGCGCACCTGCACAACTGGCTGGACATGGCGCGCGAGCGCATCAGCTTCCAGGGCCTGCCGGCGCGCATCTGCTGGGTCGGCCTGGGCCTGCGCGCCAAGCTGGGCCTGGCGTTCAACGAGATGGTGCGCAGCGGCGAGCTGTCGGCGCCGATCGTGATCGGCCGCGACCACCTGGACTCCGGCTCGGTGTCGAGCCCGAACCGCGAGACCGAATCGATGCAGGACGGCTCCGACGCCGTGTCCGACTGGCCGCTGCTCAACGCGCTGCTGAACACCGCGAGCGGCGCGACCTGGGTGTCGCTGCACCACGGCGGCGGTGTGGGCATGGGCTTCTCGCAGCACTCGGGGATGGTGATCGTCTGCGACGGCACCGACGAGGCGGCCGAGCGCATCGCCCGCGTGCTGCACAACGACCCGGGCACCGGGGTGATGCGTCACGCCGATGCCGGTTACCAGATTGCGATCGACTGTGCGAAAGAGCAGGGCCTGAACCTGCCGATGATCACCGGCGGCAAGTAA
- the hutC gene encoding histidine utilization repressor: MGDSPAPLYARVKQMITQQIDSGNWPPHYRVPSESELVSQLGFSRMTINRALREMTADGLLVRMQGVGTFVAEPKSQSALFEVHNIADEIASRGHRHTCQVIVLEEEAAGSERALALDMREGQKVFHSLIVHYENDIPVQIEDRFVNALVAPEYLKQDFTLQTPYAYLNQVAPLTEGEHVVEAILAEPSECKLLQIEKGEPCLLIRRRTWSGRQPVTAARLIHPGSRHSLEGRFHK, from the coding sequence ATGGGCGACAGTCCGGCGCCCTTGTACGCCCGCGTCAAACAGATGATCACCCAGCAGATCGACAGCGGTAACTGGCCGCCGCACTACCGCGTGCCGTCGGAAAGCGAGCTGGTCAGCCAACTGGGCTTCAGCCGCATGACCATCAACCGCGCCCTGCGCGAGATGACCGCCGACGGCCTGCTGGTGCGCATGCAAGGCGTCGGCACGTTCGTCGCCGAGCCCAAGAGCCAGTCCGCGCTGTTCGAAGTGCACAACATCGCCGACGAGATCGCGTCCCGCGGCCACCGTCACACCTGCCAGGTCATCGTCCTCGAAGAGGAGGCCGCCGGTTCCGAGCGTGCGTTGGCCCTGGACATGCGCGAAGGGCAGAAGGTGTTCCACTCGCTGATCGTGCACTACGAGAACGACATCCCGGTGCAGATCGAGGATCGTTTCGTCAACGCGCTGGTGGCGCCGGAATACCTCAAGCAGGACTTCACCCTGCAGACGCCTTACGCCTACCTGAACCAGGTCGCGCCGCTGACCGAAGGCGAACACGTGGTCGAGGCGATCCTGGCCGAGCCGTCCGAATGCAAGCTGCTGCAGATCGAGAAGGGCGAACCCTGCCTGCTGATCCGCCGCCGCACCTGGTCGGGCCGTCAGCCGGTGACGGCGGCGCGCCTGATCCATCCCGGTTCCCGTCACAGTCTGGAAGGTCGGTTCCACAAATGA
- a CDS encoding HutD/Ves family protein: MSQIKVLRAEGYPRMPWKNGGGSTEEITRDAGAGLDGFGWRLSIADIAESGGFSTFAGYQRVITVLQGDGMTLCVDGDDTRPLRPLDPFAFSGESQVSCTLLGGAIRDFNLIYAPQRYSARLQWLHGEQRFFSSAGTLLVFSVSELLQVQAGGRTEQLGRHDCLQLDGNAGLAEVAVNAACCVIELTAR; this comes from the coding sequence ATGAGTCAGATCAAGGTTTTACGTGCCGAAGGCTACCCGCGCATGCCATGGAAGAACGGCGGCGGCAGCACCGAGGAAATCACCCGCGACGCCGGCGCCGGCCTCGACGGGTTCGGCTGGCGCCTGTCGATCGCCGACATCGCCGAGTCGGGCGGCTTCTCCACCTTCGCCGGCTACCAGCGGGTGATCACCGTGTTGCAGGGCGACGGCATGACCTTGTGCGTCGACGGTGACGACACCCGCCCGCTGCGGCCCCTCGATCCGTTCGCCTTCAGCGGCGAAAGCCAGGTGTCCTGCACCCTGCTCGGCGGGGCGATCCGCGACTTCAACCTGATTTACGCGCCGCAGCGCTACAGCGCACGCCTGCAATGGCTTCACGGCGAGCAACGCTTCTTCAGCTCGGCGGGCACGCTGCTGGTGTTCAGCGTCAGCGAGCTTTTGCAGGTGCAGGCCGGCGGCCGCACCGAGCAACTGGGCCGGCACGATTGCCTGCAACTGGACGGTAACGCCGGGCTGGCGGAAGTCGCCGTCAATGCTGCGTGCTGCGTGATTGAACTGACCGCACGCTGA
- a CDS encoding quaternary amine ABC transporter ATP-binding protein, whose product MSNATVSKIEVKNVFKIFGNRAKDALSMVGQGKTKEQVLNETGCVVGVNDLSLSIGTGEIFVIMGLSGSGKSTLVRHFNRLIDPTSGAILVDGVDILQYDMDALREFRRHKISMVFQSFGLLPHKSVLDNVAYGLKVRGESKQLCTERALHWINTVGLKGYENKYPHQLSGGMRQRVGLARALAADTDIILMDEAFSALDPLIRAEMQDQLLELQKTLHKTIVFITHDLDEAVRIGNRIAILKDGRLIQVGTPKEILHSPADEYVDRFVQRRAAVV is encoded by the coding sequence ATGAGCAACGCAACCGTGAGCAAGATCGAAGTCAAGAACGTCTTCAAGATTTTCGGCAACCGCGCCAAGGACGCCCTTTCCATGGTCGGCCAGGGCAAGACCAAGGAGCAGGTGCTCAACGAGACCGGTTGCGTGGTCGGGGTCAACGACCTGTCCCTGAGCATCGGCACCGGCGAGATCTTCGTGATCATGGGCCTGTCCGGCTCCGGCAAGTCGACCCTGGTGCGCCACTTCAACCGCCTGATCGACCCCACCAGCGGCGCGATCCTGGTGGACGGCGTGGACATCCTGCAGTACGACATGGACGCCCTGCGCGAATTCCGCCGGCACAAGATCAGCATGGTGTTCCAGAGCTTCGGCCTGCTGCCGCACAAGAGCGTGCTGGACAACGTCGCCTACGGCCTGAAGGTGCGCGGCGAAAGCAAGCAGCTGTGCACCGAGCGCGCGCTGCACTGGATCAACACCGTGGGCCTCAAGGGCTACGAAAACAAATACCCGCACCAGCTTTCCGGCGGCATGCGCCAGCGCGTCGGCCTGGCCCGTGCACTGGCGGCGGACACCGACATCATCCTGATGGACGAAGCGTTCAGCGCCCTCGACCCGCTGATCCGCGCCGAGATGCAGGACCAGTTGCTGGAGCTGCAGAAGACCCTGCACAAGACCATCGTGTTCATCACCCACGACCTCGACGAGGCCGTGCGCATCGGCAACCGCATCGCGATCCTCAAGGACGGCCGCCTGATCCAGGTCGGCACGCCGAAGGAGATCCTGCACTCGCCGGCGGACGAATACGTGGACCGCTTCGTGCAGCGGCGGGCGGCGGTGGTCTGA